The following are encoded together in the Diabrotica undecimpunctata isolate CICGRU chromosome 7, icDiaUnde3, whole genome shotgun sequence genome:
- the LOC140446976 gene encoding uncharacterized protein, translating to MKWFVVVAIVSLCLVAAIQTAELENVLRVRRNSYNKGGYGPGGGGGGAGGGGGWGGGGGGGKGGGGGSGWGGGGGQGGGKGGGGGWGGGGGAGWGGGGGQGGGAGGGGGWGGGGGQGGGGHSGGGGHNGGGGHNGGGGYNGGGHSGGGHNGGGGGGHHGGGYGSSGSFASASSSAKAGAYGK from the exons ATGAAGTGGTTTGTGGTGGTTGCAATTGTGTCGTTATGCCTTGTGGCAGCGATCCAAACAGCAGAGCTCGAg aaTGTCCTTAGAGTAAGAAGAAATTCTTACAACAAAGGCGGCTACGGTCCCGGAGGCGGTGGCGGTGGAGCCGGAGGTGGCGGAGGATGGGGCGGTGGAGGAGGAGGTGGTAAAGGTGGCGGAGGTGGTTCGGGATGGGGCGGCGGCGGTGGCCAAGGAGGCGGTAAAGGAGGCGGTGGAGGATGGGGCGGCGGCGGTGGAGCTGGATGGGGCGGCGGCGGTGGACAAGGAGGCGGAGCCGGAGGTGGCGGTGGATGGGGTGGCGGAGGCG GACAAGGAGGAGGCGGTCACAGTGGTGGAGGTGGTCATAACGGAGGTGGAGGACACAACGGAGGCGGTGGATATAACGGAGGTGGACACAGCGGAGGTGGACACAACGGAGGTGGTGGCGGTGGTCACCATGGAGGTGGTTATGGAAGTTCTGGTAGTTTCGCATCTGCTTCATCGTCTGCTAAAGCCGGAGCTTA tggaaaatga